In Paenibacillus ihbetae, the following are encoded in one genomic region:
- a CDS encoding arylsulfatase — protein MQSSQSQERPNMLLITVDQMRFDCLSIAGHPVVETPNLDELARTGVRFSRAYSATPTCVPARAAIFTGQSQRTHGRVGYQDRVPWKYEKTLPGELAQAGYHTQCVGKMHVYPARSLMGFHNVVLHDGYLHHNRNNHSIPMQEHYDQVDDYVPWLRERVPGADLIDLGLDCNASTVARPWHLPEMLHPTNWTVTQSIDFLRRRDPGKPFFLWMSFVRPHPPFDPPQAYLDLYEEAEIPEPPVGDWAEKEDVSQAGLSPVTGRGLVPKRRLRKAMAAYYALITHLDHQIGRFLQALHEYGELNNTVIVFTSDHGELLGDHHLFRKSLPYEGSAHVPFIVNDPGNRLGLKRGLVADQLVELRDIMPSLLEAAGVPVPDTVEGQSIWGLASAEQGGKKGAVAWRSHLHGEHAQGLQSSHWVTDGKAKFIWYSQTGEEQFFDLEHDPQELHNAIEDEPHQERINHWRSVLVRELEGREEGYTDGRKLIAGRQPKAVLSHIRV, from the coding sequence ATGCAGTCTAGCCAAAGCCAAGAAAGGCCTAACATGTTGTTGATTACGGTGGATCAGATGCGTTTTGATTGTCTTAGCATTGCGGGCCATCCCGTCGTCGAGACGCCCAATCTGGACGAGCTCGCCCGAACCGGCGTACGGTTCAGCCGCGCCTATTCGGCTACGCCGACCTGCGTGCCTGCACGGGCAGCCATCTTTACCGGACAATCGCAGCGAACTCACGGCCGCGTCGGATATCAGGACCGCGTCCCTTGGAAGTACGAGAAAACCTTGCCGGGAGAGCTGGCGCAAGCGGGTTATCATACGCAGTGCGTCGGCAAGATGCATGTGTATCCTGCGCGCAGCTTGATGGGATTTCATAACGTCGTCCTCCATGACGGGTATCTGCACCATAACCGCAACAATCACAGCATTCCGATGCAGGAGCACTACGATCAAGTCGACGATTATGTTCCGTGGCTTCGCGAGCGGGTACCCGGGGCGGATCTGATCGATCTCGGCCTTGACTGCAACGCATCGACGGTCGCCCGGCCTTGGCATCTGCCCGAAATGCTGCATCCGACCAATTGGACGGTCACGCAATCCATTGATTTCCTCCGGCGCCGGGACCCCGGGAAGCCGTTCTTCCTGTGGATGTCCTTCGTGCGCCCGCATCCGCCATTCGATCCCCCGCAAGCCTATCTGGACCTGTATGAGGAAGCCGAAATACCGGAGCCGCCGGTTGGAGATTGGGCAGAGAAGGAGGATGTCTCTCAGGCGGGGCTTTCCCCGGTCACGGGGCGGGGACTCGTGCCCAAAAGGCGCCTGCGTAAAGCCATGGCGGCCTATTACGCCCTGATCACGCATTTGGATCATCAGATCGGCCGTTTCCTTCAGGCGTTACACGAATATGGGGAGCTGAACAATACAGTGATTGTGTTCACCTCCGACCATGGCGAGCTGCTCGGGGACCACCATTTGTTCCGCAAGTCTCTGCCGTACGAAGGAAGCGCCCATGTGCCGTTTATCGTAAACGATCCGGGGAACCGTCTGGGATTAAAACGCGGCCTGGTGGCGGATCAACTGGTGGAGCTGCGGGATATTATGCCATCGCTGCTTGAAGCAGCCGGTGTGCCTGTCCCGGATACGGTGGAAGGACAGAGCATCTGGGGGCTCGCATCGGCAGAACAGGGAGGGAAGAAAGGAGCCGTGGCTTGGCGCAGCCACCTGCATGGCGAGCATGCTCAAGGGCTTCAGTCGAGCCACTGGGTCACGGACGGGAAGGCGAAGTTCATCTGGTATTCCCAAACCGGCGAGGAGCAGTTCTTTGATCTGGAGCATGACCCGCAGGAGCTTCACAATGCGATCGAGGATGAACCGCATCAGGAGCGCATCAATCATTGGCGATCCGTCCTGGTTCGGGAGCTGGAAGGGCGCGAAGAGGGCTATACGGATGGCCGGAAGCTCATTGCAGGCCGCCAGCCGAAAGCCGTGCTGTCGCATATCCGGGTATGA
- a CDS encoding YdhK family protein encodes MFKKGLKPMAVWLIAASLLLVLGACGSTNTNGDTGGAGNQGHAGEMDHSNMNHSGSGEVPEGLKEAPNPTYGIGTQAIIDSDHMAGMKGATATIVGAYDTTVYTISYTPTTGGEEVKNHKWVIHEELQNPGAPPLQPGTEVVVNAYHMEGMKGATAKIDSAQQTTVYMVDFTPTTGGEEVKNHKWVTESELSPVQS; translated from the coding sequence ATGTTCAAAAAAGGATTAAAACCGATGGCTGTATGGCTCATCGCCGCGTCCTTGCTCTTGGTCCTGGGAGCTTGCGGCAGTACAAATACGAACGGCGATACGGGCGGTGCAGGAAATCAAGGCCATGCGGGGGAAATGGACCATAGCAATATGAATCATTCCGGCTCAGGCGAGGTGCCCGAAGGCTTGAAGGAGGCCCCGAATCCGACTTATGGCATAGGCACGCAAGCCATCATAGACTCCGATCACATGGCGGGCATGAAGGGAGCAACGGCTACGATTGTGGGTGCTTACGATACAACGGTTTATACGATTTCTTACACGCCGACCACCGGCGGGGAAGAGGTCAAGAATCATAAGTGGGTCATTCACGAAGAATTGCAGAACCCGGGAGCTCCACCTTTGCAGCCAGGGACGGAAGTCGTCGTTAATGCATACCACATGGAAGGGATGAAGGGCGCAACCGCAAAGATCGATTCGGCCCAGCAGACGACGGTGTACATGGTGGATTTCACGCCGACGACAGGCGGCGAGGAAGTGAAGAATCATAAATGGGTGACGGAAAGCGAATTATCGCCGGTCCAGTCATGA
- a CDS encoding YolD-like family protein: MTTRKKLEGNGLWESSRMMLPEHKATIIRRQLEEGRKDKPNLDPQEMELIERMLAESFHECRTISLQLYDEYEDVELTGVVTTVLTQRREIKLAVGPGEWEWIKIDEIVSVK; this comes from the coding sequence ATGACAACACGAAAAAAGCTGGAAGGCAACGGGCTGTGGGAATCCAGCCGCATGATGCTGCCCGAGCATAAAGCGACGATTATCCGGCGGCAGCTTGAAGAGGGGAGAAAGGATAAGCCGAACCTGGATCCGCAGGAAATGGAGCTGATCGAGCGCATGCTGGCCGAATCTTTTCATGAGTGCCGGACCATTTCGTTGCAGCTTTACGATGAATACGAGGATGTCGAGCTAACCGGTGTCGTTACGACCGTGCTGACTCAAAGACGGGAGATCAAGCTGGCCGTCGGACCCGGGGAGTGGGAATGGATAAAGATCGATGAGATCGTATCCGTCAAATAA
- a CDS encoding DNA polymerase IV, whose protein sequence is MKPAKRVVMLADCQSFYASVEKAEHPEYKDRPLVVAGDPERRSGIVLAACPIAKAKGITTAERLGEALAKCPDVVVIKPRMQRYIDVSMQITEIYKSYTDLVEPYSIDEQFLDVTGSLHLYGCTPEELARMIQAHVKDATGVHTRFGISETKILAKTACDNYAKKSASGIYTLPKENLAETLWKLPVNHMFMAGSRMTRHFNVMGLPTIGSVAQTPLPKLKQMMRRKFGKNSDIQAELYWRIANGIDDSPVRPGTHQVDPKSVGHMMTLPRDYGRLEEIKVVLLELTELVCQRCRGLGFMGHVVTVGCMGADFDRPTGFSRQMKMEDPSNITNQVYRWACRLLEKYWDGLPIRRVGVSLSQLTPDTEYQLSLFDMGREKSMALERVTDALKRKYGDGIVIRAVSKTEAGQALDRSAKIGGHFK, encoded by the coding sequence ATGAAGCCGGCCAAACGGGTTGTCATGTTAGCGGACTGCCAGTCTTTTTACGCCAGCGTGGAGAAGGCGGAGCATCCCGAATATAAAGACCGCCCTCTAGTCGTTGCCGGCGATCCGGAACGACGGTCCGGCATCGTGCTGGCGGCATGCCCGATTGCTAAGGCTAAAGGCATAACGACAGCCGAAAGGCTCGGAGAGGCGCTCGCGAAATGTCCGGACGTCGTCGTTATCAAGCCCCGGATGCAGAGGTATATCGATGTCTCCATGCAGATCACGGAGATTTATAAATCCTATACCGATTTGGTGGAGCCGTACAGCATCGACGAGCAGTTCCTTGACGTGACCGGCAGCTTGCATTTGTACGGCTGCACGCCGGAGGAGCTTGCCCGAATGATTCAGGCTCATGTTAAGGATGCGACAGGGGTGCATACACGCTTCGGAATTTCCGAAACGAAAATTCTCGCCAAGACGGCCTGCGACAATTACGCGAAAAAATCCGCATCCGGAATCTACACCCTGCCTAAAGAAAATCTTGCCGAAACGCTGTGGAAGCTTCCCGTAAACCATATGTTTATGGCCGGCAGCAGAATGACCCGGCATTTCAATGTCATGGGGCTGCCGACGATCGGCAGCGTCGCCCAGACCCCCCTCCCTAAGCTCAAGCAGATGATGCGGCGAAAGTTCGGGAAAAACTCGGATATCCAGGCTGAACTGTACTGGAGAATTGCCAACGGGATCGATGATAGCCCCGTACGTCCGGGCACGCACCAGGTCGATCCTAAGTCGGTTGGTCATATGATGACCCTGCCCCGCGATTACGGCAGGCTGGAGGAAATTAAGGTCGTGCTGCTGGAGCTGACGGAGCTCGTATGCCAGCGATGCCGCGGGCTCGGCTTTATGGGCCATGTCGTAACCGTCGGCTGCATGGGAGCGGATTTTGACCGCCCTACGGGATTTTCGCGGCAAATGAAGATGGAGGACCCCTCCAACATTACGAATCAAGTTTACCGCTGGGCGTGCAGGCTGCTGGAGAAATATTGGGACGGCCTGCCGATCCGCAGGGTGGGCGTCAGTTTATCGCAGCTTACCCCCGATACGGAATATCAATTGTCCCTCTTCGATATGGGGCGCGAGAAATCGATGGCGCTTGAGCGGGTGACCGATGCCTTAAAGCGCAAGTACGGGGATGGCATCGTCATTCGGGCCGTCTCCAAAACCGAGGCCGGCCAAGCGTTGGATCGTTCAGCTAAGATAGGAGGACACTTTAAATGA
- a CDS encoding NCS2 family permease, with product MFDLKANGTSVKTEVVAGITTFFTMAYITVVNPLILSEAGVPFEQSFTATIIAAVIGTLLMGLVARYPIAVAPGMGLNAYFTYSVVQGHAGLGYIEAFSAVFIAGILFLLLSMTTLRRRLIEMIPANLKHAITVGIGLFIAFLGLRMSGIITAHPDNLVALGDLHQPSVVLALVGLVVTLILLSRDVKGALFIGMIITGIIAYFAEMLSFTNGVVSAPALPEGILVWNPITAASDVISHSLYAVVFSFLLVTLFDTTGTVVGVAEQAGFMKDNKLPRAERAMFSDSVATVAGSMVGTSPTTAYIESAAGVGAGGRTGLTSVVVALLFVVAAFFSPLIGAVAGLSAITAPSLIVVGCLMLSNVRHIDWRDFDEAFPAFLVILTMPLTSSIATGIAFGFISYPLMKIVKGKWKAVHPLMYIFAVLFVLQLVFVPH from the coding sequence GTGTTTGATTTAAAAGCTAACGGCACCTCGGTAAAGACCGAAGTGGTTGCCGGTATTACGACCTTCTTTACAATGGCTTATATTACGGTGGTGAACCCGCTCATATTGTCCGAGGCCGGTGTGCCGTTTGAGCAGAGCTTCACGGCGACGATCATTGCTGCCGTGATCGGCACCCTGCTGATGGGACTTGTGGCAAGGTATCCGATCGCCGTTGCGCCCGGGATGGGGCTGAATGCGTATTTTACATATTCTGTCGTTCAGGGGCATGCGGGACTTGGGTACATCGAAGCGTTCTCGGCGGTGTTCATTGCCGGTATCCTGTTCCTGCTGCTGTCCATGACGACTCTTCGGCGCAGGCTGATCGAGATGATCCCGGCGAATCTGAAGCATGCGATAACCGTCGGAATTGGATTGTTCATTGCCTTTCTCGGCTTGCGGATGAGCGGTATCATTACAGCGCATCCGGATAATTTGGTGGCGCTCGGTGACCTGCATCAACCAAGCGTGGTGCTCGCACTGGTTGGTTTGGTCGTAACATTGATCCTGTTGTCCCGCGATGTGAAGGGCGCTTTGTTTATAGGGATGATTATTACGGGAATCATTGCTTATTTTGCGGAAATGCTGTCGTTTACGAACGGTGTCGTGTCGGCGCCTGCGCTCCCTGAAGGAATTCTCGTATGGAACCCGATCACGGCGGCGTCCGATGTTATTTCCCACAGCCTGTATGCGGTCGTGTTCTCCTTCCTGCTGGTGACGCTGTTCGATACGACCGGCACAGTCGTCGGCGTTGCCGAACAGGCGGGCTTTATGAAGGATAACAAGCTGCCCCGGGCCGAGCGTGCGATGTTCTCGGACTCCGTGGCGACCGTTGCCGGCTCGATGGTCGGCACCAGTCCGACCACCGCCTATATTGAATCGGCGGCAGGCGTCGGCGCAGGCGGCCGGACCGGCCTTACCTCAGTGGTCGTGGCGCTCCTGTTCGTGGTAGCGGCCTTCTTCAGTCCGCTCATCGGCGCCGTCGCCGGCTTGTCTGCGATTACGGCGCCTTCGCTGATCGTGGTCGGATGCCTGATGCTGAGCAATGTCCGCCATATCGATTGGAGGGACTTTGACGAGGCGTTCCCGGCTTTCCTCGTCATTCTGACGATGCCGCTTACGTCCAGCATTGCGACCGGCATTGCGTTCGGGTTCATTTCGTACCCGCTGATGAAAATCGTAAAAGGCAAGTGGAAAGCCGTTCATCCGCTTATGTATATTTTTGCCGTGCTGTTTGTTCTGCAGCTTGTGTTTGTGCCGCATTGA
- a CDS encoding SOS response-associated peptidase: protein MCGRFTLTVTWEELMMRYLIDPESVSPFHMPRYNIAPTQMVTAIIHDGRSNRIGQLQWGLVPSWAKDPSAGSKMINARSETLEEKPAYRMPFYRKRCLIPADGFYEWQKTDAGKQPLRISMRSGRIFSMAGLYDTWITPDGQKLSTCTIITTEPNTLMEPIHNRMPVILRPEDEALWLDRSPALEGSDPGASSALEPLRELLKPYPAEEMQAHPVSTIVNSVKNDTEECIRSITSS, encoded by the coding sequence ATGTGCGGACGTTTTACGCTCACCGTCACCTGGGAAGAGCTGATGATGAGGTATCTGATCGATCCCGAGTCCGTCTCTCCCTTTCACATGCCACGCTACAATATTGCCCCGACGCAAATGGTAACGGCCATCATCCATGACGGGCGGTCCAACCGGATCGGCCAGCTGCAGTGGGGACTTGTCCCATCGTGGGCGAAGGACCCCTCCGCCGGCAGCAAGATGATCAATGCGCGAAGTGAAACGCTTGAGGAGAAGCCTGCTTATAGGATGCCCTTTTATCGGAAAAGATGCCTCATTCCTGCCGACGGATTTTACGAATGGCAGAAAACCGACGCAGGAAAGCAGCCCCTTCGCATCAGCATGCGCAGCGGACGCATCTTCAGCATGGCCGGACTCTATGACACGTGGATCACGCCGGACGGGCAGAAATTAAGCACCTGCACCATCATTACAACGGAGCCCAACACGCTGATGGAGCCCATCCATAACCGGATGCCGGTCATTCTCCGCCCGGAGGACGAAGCGCTATGGCTTGACCGTAGCCCGGCCCTGGAGGGAAGCGATCCGGGCGCATCCTCCGCGCTCGAGCCGCTTCGCGAGCTCCTGAAGCCCTATCCGGCCGAGGAGATGCAGGCCCATCCCGTCAGCACCATCGTCAACTCCGTCAAGAATGATACGGAGGAATGCATCCGCTCGATAACAAGCAGCTGA
- a CDS encoding stage VI sporulation protein F, with protein sequence MSYQQYGISPQLVERIKLKMKNPLVKERIKGLTQGLTKADLQNSVKVHQLVRTASGILNERLSSVQEQQIVQFVLAQRIDPNNTFHLIKLWGMFR encoded by the coding sequence TTGAGTTATCAGCAGTACGGGATTAGTCCGCAGCTGGTGGAACGCATCAAGCTTAAGATGAAAAACCCGCTCGTCAAAGAAAGAATCAAGGGCCTGACGCAAGGCTTGACCAAGGCGGATCTGCAGAACAGCGTGAAGGTCCATCAATTGGTGCGAACCGCCAGCGGCATCTTAAACGAAAGGCTGAGCTCCGTGCAGGAACAGCAGATCGTTCAATTCGTGCTTGCACAGCGCATCGATCCGAACAATACATTTCATTTAATCAAGCTGTGGGGGATGTTCCGTTAA
- the recG gene encoding ATP-dependent DNA helicase RecG, with amino-acid sequence MSLKLDSISVRQINGVSALKEGELHAFGVYTVKDLLEYYPFRYEDYRLRSLSEVKDGDKITIQAKVASVPVLQRYGRKSRLTCKMLAESWMFTATWFNRHFLKDQLTAGREIVLTGKWDQRRMQLTVSESEFPDKGAFRSGTLQPVYSIGGKITQSWIRKTMGQALEQYGEMIPEILPKPLLQKYDLMPRKRAIMTIHQPVDSKEGQEGRRRMVYEELFLFQLKMQAFRALNRGRMDGVVHTADNATIREFVRSLPFELTDAQKKVELEILHDMRSPYCMNRLLQGDVGSGKTVVAAIALYTTVRSGFQGALMVPTEILAEQHMRSLQKLFEPFGITVGLLTGSVTGKKRKDLLASLQMGLTDVVVGTHALIQDDVFFRQLGLVVTDEQHRFGVNQRSILRRKGYNPDVLTMTATPIPRTLAITAFGDMDVSTLSERPKGRIPITTYWVKHDLMDRVLGFISREVDQGRQAYLIAPLIEESDKLDVQNAIDLHVQMQQAFPRYRVGLLHGRMTPAEKDEVMRQFYENEVQLLISTTVVEVGVDVPNATLMVIMDADRFGLSQLHQLRGRVGRGEHASYCVLVADPKSEVGQERMQVMTETEDGFEVSRRDLELRGPGDFFGTKQSGLPEFRLADMVADFKVVEEARDDAAALVSDSSFWTSPEYEPLRDYLQQEKIFQGDIMD; translated from the coding sequence ATGAGTCTCAAACTCGATTCCATATCCGTCAGACAGATCAACGGCGTGAGCGCTCTGAAAGAAGGGGAGCTTCACGCCTTTGGCGTCTATACGGTTAAGGATTTGCTCGAATATTATCCGTTCCGGTATGAGGATTACCGGCTACGGAGTTTAAGCGAAGTGAAGGACGGGGATAAAATCACGATCCAGGCGAAAGTCGCCAGCGTCCCCGTTCTGCAGCGTTACGGGCGAAAGTCCCGCCTGACCTGCAAAATGCTGGCCGAGAGCTGGATGTTTACGGCGACCTGGTTCAATCGGCATTTCCTGAAGGACCAGCTGACCGCCGGGCGGGAAATCGTGCTGACCGGCAAGTGGGATCAACGGAGAATGCAGCTGACCGTCTCGGAATCGGAATTTCCCGATAAAGGGGCGTTCCGCAGCGGCACACTGCAGCCCGTCTATTCCATCGGCGGGAAAATTACGCAGTCCTGGATCCGCAAGACGATGGGACAGGCATTGGAGCAGTACGGGGAGATGATTCCTGAAATTTTGCCGAAACCGCTGCTGCAGAAGTACGATCTGATGCCTCGCAAGCGTGCGATTATGACGATCCATCAGCCGGTCGACTCCAAGGAAGGGCAGGAAGGCCGGCGCCGGATGGTATATGAGGAGCTGTTTCTGTTCCAGCTGAAGATGCAGGCGTTCCGCGCATTGAACCGCGGCCGGATGGACGGCGTGGTTCATACGGCCGATAATGCCACCATACGGGAATTCGTGCGCAGCCTGCCGTTCGAGCTGACCGACGCCCAGAAAAAGGTGGAGCTGGAGATTTTGCATGACATGCGCTCTCCTTATTGCATGAACCGTCTCCTTCAAGGAGATGTCGGTTCCGGTAAGACGGTCGTTGCGGCTATCGCCTTGTATACAACCGTGCGATCCGGCTTTCAGGGGGCCTTGATGGTGCCGACCGAAATTTTGGCGGAGCAGCATATGCGCTCTCTGCAGAAGCTGTTCGAGCCGTTCGGCATTACGGTAGGCCTGCTTACCGGAAGCGTGACGGGGAAAAAGCGCAAGGATCTGCTGGCCTCGCTCCAGATGGGATTGACGGATGTCGTTGTCGGCACCCATGCTCTCATCCAGGATGATGTATTTTTCCGGCAGCTGGGTCTTGTCGTCACCGATGAGCAGCACCGGTTTGGGGTCAACCAGCGGAGCATCCTGCGCCGTAAAGGCTACAATCCCGATGTGCTTACGATGACCGCGACGCCGATCCCGCGGACGCTGGCTATCACCGCCTTCGGCGATATGGATGTGTCGACGCTGTCGGAGCGTCCGAAGGGGCGCATTCCGATCACCACGTATTGGGTCAAGCATGATCTGATGGACCGCGTGCTTGGCTTTATCTCCAGGGAAGTGGATCAGGGCCGGCAGGCGTATCTGATCGCGCCGTTGATCGAGGAGTCGGATAAGCTGGATGTGCAAAATGCGATCGATCTGCATGTCCAGATGCAGCAGGCGTTCCCGCGCTATCGGGTCGGCTTGCTGCACGGGCGGATGACGCCCGCCGAGAAGGATGAAGTGATGCGCCAGTTCTATGAGAATGAAGTGCAGCTGTTAATTTCGACCACGGTCGTGGAGGTCGGCGTCGATGTGCCGAACGCCACCCTGATGGTCATCATGGACGCCGACCGTTTCGGCTTGTCGCAGCTGCACCAGCTGCGGGGCCGGGTCGGCCGCGGTGAGCACGCGTCGTACTGCGTGCTGGTCGCCGATCCGAAGTCCGAGGTTGGGCAGGAGCGGATGCAGGTGATGACCGAAACGGAGGACGGCTTCGAGGTGTCCCGGCGGGATTTGGAGCTGCGGGGGCCCGGGGATTTCTTCGGGACGAAGCAAAGCGGTCTGCCGGAATTCCGGCTGGCCGACATGGTGGCCGATTTCAAAGTCGTGGAGGAGGCAAGGGATGATGCGGCCGCTCTGGTGAGCGACAGCTCCTTCTGGACCTCGCCCGAATATGAGCCGCTGCGGGATTATTTGCAGCAGGAGAAGATTTTTCAAGGCGATATTATGGATTAA
- a CDS encoding DegV family protein: MNKTVIVTDSTADIPADLVKQHNIHIVPLRLMFGEETYLDGVEISAGEFYKKLIQSAQLPTTSQPSPADFVAVYESILDRYPGCSIISIHISSGLSGTYQSALLATSLIERDADITVWDSKSASYGFGLFVVHAARLAEEGAAAADIVASLEELRSKRRLYFLVDTLEYLQKGGRIGKASAVLGTLLNIKPILSIDDEGIIFPVEKVRGRKKATARMIELFQQDLPEVRHIKVAVGHTADRSLVEDFLQQLSAVFTVEDVVYSEIGPVIGTHVGPGTIAAYIWPA, from the coding sequence GTGAATAAGACCGTGATTGTGACAGACAGCACAGCGGATATTCCGGCAGACCTGGTGAAGCAGCACAACATTCATATCGTGCCGCTGAGACTGATGTTCGGAGAAGAGACCTATTTGGACGGTGTTGAAATATCGGCGGGGGAATTTTACAAGAAGCTGATACAGTCAGCGCAGCTGCCGACCACCTCCCAGCCGTCGCCGGCGGATTTCGTTGCCGTGTATGAATCCATTCTGGACCGGTATCCGGGCTGTTCGATTATATCAATACACATTTCATCGGGACTGAGCGGCACCTACCAGTCCGCTCTGCTCGCGACTTCGCTCATTGAGCGGGATGCGGATATTACCGTATGGGATTCCAAGTCCGCCTCCTACGGCTTCGGCCTGTTTGTCGTACATGCAGCAAGGCTTGCCGAAGAAGGAGCGGCTGCTGCGGATATCGTCGCCTCCTTGGAGGAGCTTCGCAGCAAACGGAGACTGTATTTCCTGGTCGATACGCTGGAGTATTTACAGAAGGGCGGCAGAATCGGCAAGGCTTCGGCGGTGCTCGGTACGCTGCTTAACATCAAGCCGATCCTGTCCATTGATGATGAAGGCATTATTTTTCCGGTGGAGAAGGTTCGGGGACGCAAGAAAGCGACCGCCCGCATGATCGAGCTGTTTCAGCAGGATCTGCCGGAGGTTCGTCATATCAAGGTGGCTGTGGGACATACGGCTGACCGGTCTCTGGTGGAGGATTTCCTGCAGCAGCTGTCAGCGGTGTTCACGGTGGAGGATGTCGTATATTCCGAAATCGGCCCCGTGATCGGCACGCATGTCGGGCCGGGAACGATTGCAGCTTATATTTGGCCTGCTTAA
- a CDS encoding DAK2 domain-containing protein: MSKRSLNGTEFTAMVLAGAEQLQQHAEHVNSLNVFPVPDGDTGTNMNLTMTAGVAELKSKHSESVGHSAGVLSKGLLMGARGNSGVILSQLFRGFSRYAAPYAELNAHQFAAALQTGVEAAYKAVVKPVEGTILTVAKEAAKHAVYYSRRSSDIIELMEQVLAKAKETLSQTPEMLPVLKQVGVVDSGGQGLVYIYEGFLEALRREGAPGTFAAAGGQAATVTGKAEPVSIPAPSLQAVTAPPSSAQSQLSTEDIEFLYDMEFFINRQLGDGARAEFDEDQFRKALAVNGDSIIVISDDETIKVHVHSKAPGDVLNLALLYGEITQIHILNMREQHRELLTTGMDIAPMPELFADIPAEPKTPEAPAVPPADEIAPYGFIAVSSGDGISDIFKSLGVDVVLSGGQTMNPSTEDFVNAISSISAQQVYILPNNSNIVLAAQQARELLEGERQVTVIPSKTIPQGIAAAFAFQEDESIDVNTDNMLDAISRVQSGQVTYAVRDTTIDDLEIKAGQFIGIRNSSIVAATPDLITTSQELLGKMLQSGDEIVTLLTGADASEESTNALTNWLEEQYPDAEVEVHYGGQPIYAYLFSVES, from the coding sequence TTGAGTAAGCGTTCTTTGAATGGAACAGAATTTACCGCGATGGTCCTAGCCGGAGCGGAGCAGCTGCAGCAGCATGCGGAACATGTCAACTCGCTGAACGTGTTTCCGGTGCCGGATGGCGACACGGGAACGAACATGAATTTGACCATGACCGCAGGGGTTGCCGAATTAAAGAGCAAGCACTCGGAATCCGTCGGACACAGCGCCGGTGTACTGTCCAAGGGGCTTCTAATGGGCGCGCGGGGGAACTCGGGGGTTATTCTGTCCCAGCTGTTCCGCGGTTTCAGCCGGTATGCGGCACCTTATGCGGAGCTGAATGCACATCAGTTCGCCGCCGCATTGCAGACCGGGGTTGAAGCTGCCTATAAAGCCGTAGTCAAACCCGTTGAAGGAACGATCCTTACCGTTGCCAAGGAAGCGGCCAAGCATGCCGTCTATTATTCCCGCCGCAGCAGCGACATCATCGAGCTGATGGAGCAAGTGCTGGCTAAGGCGAAGGAGACATTGTCGCAGACTCCGGAGATGCTTCCGGTGCTGAAGCAGGTCGGCGTCGTAGATTCGGGCGGGCAGGGTCTTGTGTATATTTATGAAGGATTCCTGGAAGCGCTCCGTAGAGAGGGTGCACCCGGAACGTTTGCTGCCGCAGGGGGACAAGCCGCAACGGTCACAGGCAAAGCCGAGCCCGTCAGTATCCCGGCTCCGAGCCTCCAGGCGGTTACCGCACCTCCATCATCCGCTCAATCCCAGTTGTCGACGGAAGATATCGAGTTCTTGTATGATATGGAATTTTTCATCAATCGTCAGCTTGGTGATGGAGCACGTGCCGAATTTGATGAGGATCAATTCCGGAAAGCGCTTGCTGTTAATGGGGATTCGATCATCGTCATCTCCGATGACGAAACGATTAAAGTTCATGTTCACTCCAAAGCTCCAGGTGATGTGCTGAATTTGGCACTGCTTTATGGCGAGATCACCCAGATTCATATTTTGAACATGCGTGAGCAGCATCGCGAGCTGTTGACGACCGGCATGGATATTGCGCCGATGCCGGAGCTGTTTGCCGATATCCCGGCCGAGCCGAAGACTCCGGAAGCTCCGGCCGTGCCGCCGGCGGATGAGATCGCACCGTACGGGTTCATCGCCGTATCCTCGGGAGACGGCATTTCGGACATCTTCAAGAGCCTGGGCGTTGACGTCGTGCTGTCCGGCGGGCAGACGATGAATCCGAGCACGGAGGACTTCGTGAACGCGATCTCCTCGATTTCGGCGCAGCAAGTCTATATTTTGCCGAACAATTCCAATATCGTGCTTGCTGCCCAGCAGGCCCGAGAACTGCTGGAAGGCGAGCGTCAAGTGACGGTTATTCCGAGCAAGACAATTCCGCAGGGGATTGCGGCCGCGTTTGCTTTCCAAGAGGATGAGAGCATAGACGTGAATACGGACAACATGCTGGATGCGATCTCCCGGGTGCAGTCCGGGCAGGTGACTTATGCGGTGCGCGACACGACGATCGACGATTTGGAGATTAAGGCGGGACAGTTTATCGGAATCCGCAACTCCAGCATCGTGGCAGCGACTCCTGATCTGATTACGACGTCCCAGGAGCTGCTCGGCAAGATGCTTCAATCCGGAGACGAGATCGTCACGCTGCTTACGGGAGCGGACGCATCCGAGGAATCGACCAACGCATTGACGAATTGGCTTGAAGAGCAGTATCCGGATGCGGAGGTCGAGGTTCATTACGGCGGACAGCCGATCTATGCCTATCTGTTCTCTGTAGAATCTTGA